In Helianthus annuus cultivar XRQ/B chromosome 9, HanXRQr2.0-SUNRISE, whole genome shotgun sequence, the following are encoded in one genomic region:
- the LOC110879390 gene encoding protein COFACTOR ASSEMBLY OF COMPLEX C SUBUNIT B CCB4, chloroplastic isoform X2 yields MEAGIFLRSMPLIPSGHHLPSFRQYSRISANLQGGYKGPRPKTEVIADWVSNNDDAVRSLPIYVGGISLLGVLFNRTASGIAPVADASSSQSRADLLTIGLAVTNILAGLVWLSIRPKTISVVPPRGVECERIHSDIPDVVASELTWAWESLETVTCCRSLVIVYDGVCVLQIGYASVSSSNDGETPTVVDSVKLMQGSIYQGVIKSGSQSYLANLSLYPGKSELPFLPSNTQAVILQPIGDKGIAILGGDTIRGFTTSDQAWITLIGEKLDATLSKHITSSIPLPSGTTT; encoded by the exons ATGGAAGCGGGAATATTTCTTCGTTCAATGCCGTTAATTCCCTCTGGTCACCATCTTCCTTCTTTCCGGCAATACTCTAGGATTTCGGCCAACTTACAG GGAGGTTACAAAGGACCCAGGCCAAAGACGGAAGTGATCGCTGATTGGGTATCGAACAATGATGATGCTGTTAGGAGCTTGCCGATTTACGTAGGAGGGATCTCTCTATTGGGCGTTCTGTTTAACCGAACAGCTTCTGGCATAGCCCCGGTTGCCGATGCCTCCAG TTCTCAGTCAAGAGCTGATCTACTTACAATCGGGTTAGCCGTAACCAACATTCTAGCTGGCCTGGTGTGGCTATCGATTCGACCGAAAACCATATCAGTG GTGCCACCTCGAGGTGTGGAGTGTGAAAGAATACATTCCGACATTCCAGATGTTGTAGCTTCTGAATTAACATG GGCATGGGAATCATTGGAAACCGTGACATGCTGCAGGTCGCTTGTTATTGTATATGATGGTGTTTGTGTTCTCCAAATTGGATATGCTTCTGTATCTTCCTCTAATGACGGTGAAACCCCGACGGTTGTAGATTCCGTTAAGTTGATGCAAGGATCGATCTATCAAGGTGTTATTAAGTCAGGATCAC AGAGCTACTTGGCAAATTTATCTCTTTATCCGGGAAAATCTGAGCTCCCATTTCTCCCTTCAAATACGCAG GCGGTGATATTGCAGCCGATTGGAGATAAAGGAATTGCAATACTTGGGGGTGATACCATCCGTGGCTTCACAACATCTGATCAG GCATGGATCACATTAATAGGAGAGAAGCTGGATGCAACACTTTCTAAGCATATAACCAGCAGCATCCCTTTGCCAAGTGGCACAACAACATAG
- the LOC110879390 gene encoding protein COFACTOR ASSEMBLY OF COMPLEX C SUBUNIT B CCB4, chloroplastic isoform X1 — MHQQLGLLLGQLKIQYEWWYTWAGYTTQLFSALYLDCAIVREWLVRLVTYHHFAYIKRIQKEKLITDLHFIYPVSTKSRLLLCSQFGIPNRLFRFCNRFLIPQIRFCNQMEAGIFLRSMPLIPSGHHLPSFRQYSRISANLQGGYKGPRPKTEVIADWVSNNDDAVRSLPIYVGGISLLGVLFNRTASGIAPVADASSSQSRADLLTIGLAVTNILAGLVWLSIRPKTISVVPPRGVECERIHSDIPDVVASELTWAWESLETVTCCRSLVIVYDGVCVLQIGYASVSSSNDGETPTVVDSVKLMQGSIYQGVIKSGSQSYLANLSLYPGKSELPFLPSNTQAVILQPIGDKGIAILGGDTIRGFTTSDQAWITLIGEKLDATLSKHITSSIPLPSGTTT, encoded by the exons ATGCATCAACAACTTGGACTCTTATTGGGCCAATTAAAAATTCAATATGAATGGTGGTATACTTGGGCCGGGTACACAACCCAACTGTTTAGTGCCCTTTATCTAGATTGTGCCATTGTTCGTGAGTGGTTGGTTAGATTAGTGACATATCATCACTTTGCTTATATAAAAAGAATCCAAAAAGAAAAACTTATAACTGATCTTCATTTCATATATCCTGTTAGTACCAAATCGCGTCTTCTGCTCTGCAGTCAATTTGGTATTCCAAATCGCCTCTTCCGGTTCTGCAATCGATTTCTGATTCCCCAAATCCGCTTCTGCAACCAG ATGGAAGCGGGAATATTTCTTCGTTCAATGCCGTTAATTCCCTCTGGTCACCATCTTCCTTCTTTCCGGCAATACTCTAGGATTTCGGCCAACTTACAG GGAGGTTACAAAGGACCCAGGCCAAAGACGGAAGTGATCGCTGATTGGGTATCGAACAATGATGATGCTGTTAGGAGCTTGCCGATTTACGTAGGAGGGATCTCTCTATTGGGCGTTCTGTTTAACCGAACAGCTTCTGGCATAGCCCCGGTTGCCGATGCCTCCAG TTCTCAGTCAAGAGCTGATCTACTTACAATCGGGTTAGCCGTAACCAACATTCTAGCTGGCCTGGTGTGGCTATCGATTCGACCGAAAACCATATCAGTG GTGCCACCTCGAGGTGTGGAGTGTGAAAGAATACATTCCGACATTCCAGATGTTGTAGCTTCTGAATTAACATG GGCATGGGAATCATTGGAAACCGTGACATGCTGCAGGTCGCTTGTTATTGTATATGATGGTGTTTGTGTTCTCCAAATTGGATATGCTTCTGTATCTTCCTCTAATGACGGTGAAACCCCGACGGTTGTAGATTCCGTTAAGTTGATGCAAGGATCGATCTATCAAGGTGTTATTAAGTCAGGATCAC AGAGCTACTTGGCAAATTTATCTCTTTATCCGGGAAAATCTGAGCTCCCATTTCTCCCTTCAAATACGCAG GCGGTGATATTGCAGCCGATTGGAGATAAAGGAATTGCAATACTTGGGGGTGATACCATCCGTGGCTTCACAACATCTGATCAG GCATGGATCACATTAATAGGAGAGAAGCTGGATGCAACACTTTCTAAGCATATAACCAGCAGCATCCCTTTGCCAAGTGGCACAACAACATAG
- the LOC110879390 gene encoding protein COFACTOR ASSEMBLY OF COMPLEX C SUBUNIT B CCB4, chloroplastic isoform X3 — protein MPPESSDSSQSRADLLTIGLAVTNILAGLVWLSIRPKTISVVPPRGVECERIHSDIPDVVASELTWAWESLETVTCCRSLVIVYDGVCVLQIGYASVSSSNDGETPTVVDSVKLMQGSIYQGVIKSGSQSYLANLSLYPGKSELPFLPSNTQAVILQPIGDKGIAILGGDTIRGFTTSDQAWITLIGEKLDATLSKHITSSIPLPSGTTT, from the exons ATGCCTCCAG AATCATCTGACAGTTCTCAGTCAAGAGCTGATCTACTTACAATCGGGTTAGCCGTAACCAACATTCTAGCTGGCCTGGTGTGGCTATCGATTCGACCGAAAACCATATCAGTG GTGCCACCTCGAGGTGTGGAGTGTGAAAGAATACATTCCGACATTCCAGATGTTGTAGCTTCTGAATTAACATG GGCATGGGAATCATTGGAAACCGTGACATGCTGCAGGTCGCTTGTTATTGTATATGATGGTGTTTGTGTTCTCCAAATTGGATATGCTTCTGTATCTTCCTCTAATGACGGTGAAACCCCGACGGTTGTAGATTCCGTTAAGTTGATGCAAGGATCGATCTATCAAGGTGTTATTAAGTCAGGATCAC AGAGCTACTTGGCAAATTTATCTCTTTATCCGGGAAAATCTGAGCTCCCATTTCTCCCTTCAAATACGCAG GCGGTGATATTGCAGCCGATTGGAGATAAAGGAATTGCAATACTTGGGGGTGATACCATCCGTGGCTTCACAACATCTGATCAG GCATGGATCACATTAATAGGAGAGAAGCTGGATGCAACACTTTCTAAGCATATAACCAGCAGCATCCCTTTGCCAAGTGGCACAACAACATAG